The following coding sequences are from one Bombus terrestris chromosome 14, iyBomTerr1.2, whole genome shotgun sequence window:
- the LOC105666466 gene encoding ciliogenesis-associated TTC17-interacting protein yields MSNTEEILCKLFDIRDWIPEFSIDDVNQADLCFRETLIISLKNEPMKETEPIGGYCILVESIGPKAREFLVHVQSSMYIDGHFGGSKIISSATSKFHCLEEKRTEFVYEDGLHEKTIFIGIEENCYSVKLTRTCLCDKSTETKDLSFCTNSNLISEGVNILLMRYLALINYEGTLVFESISIDGDLAESNYICIPAERMELDGHYLDVYTIERKICKEDGTIHTIRTYLTPEARILRHNWLDVPYVLKINPLADPDIRSKTIKIETPLRDCWMEDIEMFSKYLDMKFFKIAEQTEYLADHPEVKQLIADYVQTLLVGNHLFNWGNIVPILLKQVKCTVFYDNILMLLINYWSPQ; encoded by the exons ATGTCGAATACAGAAGAAATTTTATGTAAACTATTTGACATTCGAGATTGGATCCCTGAATTTTCAATTG ACGATGTAAATCAAGCAGATTTATGTTTCCGGGAGAccttaataatttctttaaaaaatgaacCTATGAAGGAGACGGAACCAATAGGCGGTTATTGTATTCTGGTAGAATCCATCGGGCCCAAGGCTCGAGAATTTTTAGTGCATGTGCAATCTTCGATGTATATTGATGGTCATTTCGGTGGGTCAAAAATTATTAGTTCGGCAACATCAAAATTCCACTGCCTGGAAGAAAAAAGGACAGA ATTCGTATACGAAGATGGACTACatgaaaaaacaatttttataggCATTGAAGAGAATTGTTACTCTGTAAAATTGACACGCACTTGTCTGTGCGATAAATCTACTGAAACTAAAGATTTATCCTTTTGCACTAACAGCAATCTAATAAGTGAAGGAGTAAATATATTACTTATGCGATATTTGGCGCTTATAAATTATGAGGGAACATTAGTTTTTGAAAGCATTTCTATAGATGGAGATCTTGCTGAATCCAACTAT ATATGTATTCCTGCTGAACGTATGGAATTAGATGGACATTATTTAGATGTTTATACGATCGAACGTAAAATATGCAAAGAAGATGGAACTATTCATACTATAAGAACTTATTTAACTCCGGAAGCTAGAATACTCCGACATAATTGGTTGGATGTGCCATATGTATTGAAAATTAATCCATTAGCTGATCCAGATATCcgaagtaaaacaataaaaatagaaacgcCTCTAAGAGATTGCTGGATGGAAGATATTGAAatgttttctaaatatttagatatgaaa TTTTTCAAAATTGCTGAACAAACAGAATATTTAGCTGACCATCCAGAAGTAAAGCAATTGATCGCGGATTACGTTCAAACACTATTAGTTGGTAATCATCTTTTTAACTGGGGAAACATTGTACCAATACTTCTCAAACAGGTCAAATGCACAGTGttttatgataatatattaatgttACTTATAAATTACTGGTCTCCACAGTAA